DNA sequence from the Phyllopteryx taeniolatus isolate TA_2022b chromosome 14, UOR_Ptae_1.2, whole genome shotgun sequence genome:
AAATATGTTATCTGACATCATTTTAATTCAACTTTCTTGGCTACAGTAGAAAAGATCGTTTTACCAAGCAGTACTAGTTTGGCTCAGAATAGTATGCTTTTTTTGGTTTGCTTTTGTTGTTCAGTTTTAAATGATTGAGGAGTACAGTGAGCTGCCATTTATCGTCCCCAAGATGGCAGTAATGCCTAAAGTACAGTGGATAAAAATAGTCTACACACccgtgttcaaatgccaggtttttccACCATAAATACCTGTACAactctgtttattttattttcgaaAATCTTTGAgagatttaatttaattttcataaaCAACCGTAAAAATGTGGTTGCAGTAGTGCGCACATCCACATAACTGGGCATTTGGCTGTTTTCAGAATgaactaatcacattcaaactcatgttaaatgggagtaagCACACCTGCCACCGTTTAAACAACCTTGGATGAACTCCAAATAGTTTTGCTGTTTTAGTAggctttttatgacatttttcttcctagtagaagcctgaaggttttgtgtttACAGTTCTTTGAAAGATAAGACTTCTGTCTTATCCTAGTATCCCGTATCACAGACATATGAAGAAAACTGATTATTATCACACGTACTGAACAAGCCAGTATTTGCAAGAAATTCCTGTAGCTgcttcaatgttgctgtcggTCTCTTGGCAGCCTCAGTCTTCCTGACTAGTTTTCTTCTAGTCTTTTCATTGCTTTTGGTAGGACACTGAGATCTTGTTAATCTTAAtgctgtgccatattttctccacttgattaTGACCGTCTTCACAGTGTtctatggtatatttaatgtattcGAAATTCTTTTTTACCCTTCTactgactgatacctttgaacaatgagatccgtCTGCGAAACATagcttgtgctgtaagatgtgatgacaaaaatgtcaacagaaGCCTACTATaccagctgaactttatttggggttaatcagaggcactttcaaTGCtgtcaggtgtgtgctgactcccatttaacatgagtttgaatgttaaTTGGATAATTCTGAACACGTaccatgccagttataagagggtgtgcacatttgttcAACCGCTTTATTGTAGTTTTTAAGTTTTACTTACACTCtcaaaaagattatttttcagttgagttgtacaggtgactGGTCacaatggtgaaaaaaagctttgaaatgacTTATCTtggtaatttttgtttttaatatatcacaaaaacctggcatttgaacaggggtctgtagacttttcatatccactCTATGTAAGTGTTTTGTGGTGAACTTTCAAAGGTTATTGACCAATGCTAAAGGAAGAAACTGGCACAAATTGATTAAAGTCAAATCTATATTACCATCTGTATTATgagggcatgttttttttcagtactcCTTGTCacaattttacttttaaattgtCAAGGGAAAAGATTTCGCTTGCCAAATTTACAGAATGTTTTACTGTATCGAATCTaatcaaatttattttaatctacGACACATTTCACTACAGTGTCCCCGCTCTAGAAAggaactagactttacaccgatctgatcggtgttatcggtatcggccgataattagcattttatgctgatcggctgatcggatttcatgtcataagtcgctgatccgatcaatgacttcattgatcggctccgcacaagacctttaactccgcgtcttcgtcgcgtatgaaaagctactttatttttagccttgtcacgtacagtactgtaactatctgacggccaataaagttttttcaatcttgttggTGAAAAAACACGACGTCGGTGTttggactattttgcggtgtctcagacaaacaacacgtaagttatttgcattctgtgcacaactgaagtacgttgtggggaacgtcatctaaatgtttCAACACAACTAATTTGATTGAGCATTGAAGGAGAAGCaggccgcgttcaagcaacgcagcgtgagggggaaaaataaaacaaaacaatcaaacggactcaaactctggacaaccccgtccatatagctggaacagtgagaaagttagagtaagcatgtcattaacagtatttattaaagtaatttaattgcaacaaagtaaattaattacagtaagttagcactcattgtttgtcatgttttaatgttgatttgacctaaatttatgtcagtggccaatccttgaatgccccctagaggtcattggtgttttaacttttgtctaaaatgctagagaataatttgagctgggacgggctccagcacgcctggaacccttgtgaggataaggtgtacagaaaatggatggatggatggatggatggatacagtatacagtacacaagtatagacaataaatgaacaagtcatgtaaatagacacattgctccatcttgtgatcagattgGTGAtcagttatcattttttttgcttgctgctcggtgatcagccccaaaaatcctgatcgtgtaaagcctaaaagGAACagtcatttgaaaaaataaatgaataaataaatcctgCCATCAAGTTATATTGTTGTACATGGAGCCGTCAATTCCACAAGGGGGCAGCAGTGTATTAAACTGACAGCCAccttatttgaataaaaaatggTTATAGGAGactcttcttttgctttttgtcaaggggggaaaaaaacatctgcctAAAGGCCGCCAGCCAGtgttattccttttttttttttggtcatagcTTTTATGTCACTGTGACAAGCCAGATGGATTTCGCAAGTACAACACAACATTTAATGTTGTGTTTTTCCATCAACAAATATGTCACGTTTAAacaaatggtttattttttcattcccCTTAAGGCAATGGAAGAGACCATGAATAAAGATGAACAAAAGTTCAGCTTCCTCATAGATGGCTTCCCCCGCAATGAGGACAACCTTCAGGGTTGGAACAATGTCATGGATGGAAAAGCAGATGTCAAGTTTGTGCTTTTCTTTGACTGCAGCAATGAGGTACGTCATGGAAATGTTGCAGTGAAGTAGGCCTACGATTGAGTTTCATGAAACTGACAACATTTCTCGTCTGACGCATGCACAGGTTTGCATCAATAGATGTTTAGAACGAGGGAAGAATAGCAGGCGCACAGATGACAACAGAGAAAGCTTGGAGAAACGGTGTGCTTTTCCACTAATTTTagatcagtgtttcccaaactttattgagctAAGGAACATAAACTATTTACACAAAGTTGGGGAGGTGAAATTGTGGGAAATTACTGGATGAAACTAAAATTGATGCACCAATACCACTTTTATCAGACAGAGTACAAGTACTTTTaaattttagttattttgagTGCATTTAAGTACTGGCCGATACCAAGTACCGATACTTGATGAGGCCACTACATTTTGCAATTGTgaggaaatgtgtttttttttttaaatcaaatgtttaaaaaaaaaaaaaaaaaagtttttctgaAATTCATAGGATTCactcaaatacactttttagaaCTTctcattacaacatgacaacaacaaaaacagaatatcaAACTGAGTTCACCTGTAAAGTATAGTGCATTTCGggttcattctgaaatttcacccaataTCCCAACTTtgtgagtagttttattttatattacggcacaccgccaaacaaaaatgtaaaaaaaaaaaaaaaaaaaaaagtggattcacagGTTAATTATATACCTCCTACCATTTAGTGGAAGGCCCTTTAAATTGTTCTGTTGGTaactatatgttgctggcatagatgcacaaaaaatacataatttgtagtgaataaatcatattttggggaaatcaTTGGATAATTTCTGGCACAGGTGATCTCCCCTGGTgtagtggttgggaatcactacttcagttgaacattttgtatatttataataaaaatattttgtataccTGTAGCCTGAACATTAACAATAtcagtaaatatttttgtggcccatttttcttgctttttgcTACCTGCACGAGTGTTTTTGATCTAATGTACAAGTACTCTGGTTCCCCTGTGTTGTTTGACCCCAATAACGTTTTTCCCCTCTGATACAGAATCCAAACGTACCTGCAGTCCACACGACCGATTATTGAGCTGTACGAGAAGCAAGGCAAGGTCCGCTGTGTGGATGCCTCTCACTCTGTGAATGAGGTGAGTCTACTCATGAACTGTAGGTAATGGTGTCAATACCACAACCACAGCTTGTTGAAGCAGAGGCAAGAACTTCTCAGTTCCAAAATTGCACTCAGAAAAGGCCATTAAAAAACATATGATAAATGGGATTCAAATACCCCAAAGACAGCGGCAGGGTGTTCATGTGGTTCACATGACTGACTCATCGCTCTGacctttctgtgtggaatttCTTGGATGAGTTTTCTGCGGATGCTACGGCTTTCTCCGAAATTCCAACCtactcccagctgactttggacgagaggtggggtacgcagccaatcgcagggcacagtcacacctatggacaatttcaagtccaatcaatgtatctttttggaatgtgggaggaagctgaagtACCCATAGAAAAACTATACATGCAcagggaagaacatgcaaactccacaaaggaagctgagatttgaaccccaaaccttaaaactgtgaggcagacgtgctaaccacatAGTACACCGTGCTGGCACCGGCGGATatgttaaattcaaatattttaagaaactgccttaaaaaacagaaaaactaagACTGTCTAAGGTTTCAGAAAACAATTGATTATCAATTCTCAGTGCTCATGTTTTAGTCCACCAATCATAGCCCAATGATTTCAGAGAGTAAAGTAGTAAACCTTGACTTAaaagtgccccaacttacggGTTTTCCAAGTTATGAGCCGGCGCTCAGTCGCatttgttttcttaatttttaaaaatgtttgtaagtttttgttttttttactatgtggcgcaagccaaaatttgaggcATGAGCAAGCGTTTAATATGCCGccgctagatggcagcagagaGTGCCACAACACATCCCAGCATCCTGCCTCTCCCTCACAATTTAAGATATAAGTAAATCCTCAaatgcggaacgtcacgtgacccaACACGGAACACTGGATAACTGACTTCCTGTTTATGCTATGCTAATATACATAACTGAGATTgctgacatgattgtttgaagccgaacttgcaaactttttttgtctttatgactagtgtctttggacaaaagttcaGTTACATGtacataatttatttatacaaatatgttaTGATACGCTACatgtaaacacgaacaaagccTGAACACTGTCTATTGTCATTTTTGGTGGCTTTGTGGTCACatcttgttttgaaaaaaatatatgggtGCTTTGAAATGGTCCACTTCCCCATTCACTCGagcgaggaggaagtgcttttatCCATTTTGCCCGATGGGGAAGTATGACAGGTTGTGCATTAGggctgggaaaaaaagagtAACTCAGCGaagtcaacttaaaaaaataggtTGATGCAAAATTTCTGCCTCCAAACTCCGACgggatgaagaaaaaaaaaaaaagttccgccGGAACAGTTTAGCAGTTAGCATTTTGccgtctcaaattctgtacaccaaatttatgcCTTACACTCAGTacaaacatatgcagtttaaggatcgaACTCCATCTCTGATAAATGAGAGTAAAATGCATATTtagtggttaaaaaataaataatagtggGGGGCAAGGGCAATTATTATTCTGTTATTGGAccaataatcaataggagaatctattctaaaaagatttgatagtgacagccctattGCACATCTACAGAATTAAGTTACAAGACGAATCATGGAACGAATTTAATTCTTAAGTCAACGTATCACTGTACTGTAGAAATATTCACCAGAGAGGTCAATATTTTTACTTGGCAGTGGTCCACTCTGCACTGCATATTCATGGTTCGGCATTTGACTATTATTTGCAGGTTTTCCTGCAAGAACCTATACTCTGATATTTGCACAAAAACTCGCCTTTCTGcggttttgtgctcaggccaaagccatgtttCATCAAAAATCTAGTCGCATCTCTGTGCTAAGGACCCAAGTTGAACTGAGGGGAGGAACTGttcttagtgtgtgtgtgtgttgtgtgcacgtgtgtgcatgcgtgtgtgtattaCCTGACAACGGATACTATATTTGCATGTGGTGAACGGGAGTGATGTCATGCACTGTGATCGCAACATCTGTGATCGACTGTTGAATTTGCTTCACAGTGTACGACAAAGAGCATTTACGAATAGATGTtttatgtctttgttttatggttGACGGGGTTttcttgtaattgtttttgtgacagtaaCCTCTTTGAAAAGTAATTTCGGCTCTGAGTATGTTCTACAAATCTTGACGACAGAGAATGAAAAGCTACCGTACCATTTAGTCAGGCCCATAGCTTCGGCTGTGGCTGTGTGCGGCTGTGGTTTCACGTTGAtagagcaggtcgtccagtgaccaaagggtCGCGTTTGAATGCCGGCTCACcactgtcgaagtgtccttgggcaagaaccctaatttgctcccagtggggcATAGCAGCAGCCTCccattagtgtatgaatgtgtctGTTTGAATGGTGAGGCTTTacaatatacataatatattttGGGCACCGGATGGTGTAGAGAAAGAGCTAACTATTAACAGGGCACTGCATTTATTGTTTGTCACATAGGAAAAATACTTTGCTGCCATTTGGTGACATCAATAGGCAATTATAAAGTTTATTGTGGGAGTCAATTACTCATGAATTTTCGGTATTTGCAGCAGGGCTTGGTCTCATCCCTTGCTAATCATGGTTAATTATAAGAAGATAGGTGACATGTGATtgtccagtccagggtgtagtctgcctttcgaacaaagtcaggtgggataggctccagcttaccagCAACCCTGAtcagcggtatagaaaatggatggttggataatTTTGTAGTACAGATTTAAGGGTaactttccttcctttttccaTACTTGCAGTTCTTTCCCATCTACTTTTATCACTGTCCagtgtccattcatccattttccgtaccacttatcctcactagggtcgcgggtgtgctacagcctgtcccagctatctttgggcaagaggcggggtacaccctgaattggtcgccagccaatcgcagggcacatttaaacaaacaaccagtcgcactcagattcacacccacaggcaatttagagttgccaattaacctaccgtgcatgttttggggatgtgggaggaaaccggagtacccggagaaaagccacgcaggaacagggagaacatgcaaactccagacaggcgaggccggatttgagccagtgtcctcagaactgtgaggcagatgtgctaaccagtcggcctttTGTCACTGTAACGTCAATTTTTCCCTCTGTGAGCCTCATAAAGAATatctttcttttgtttatttattgtttttgctgTGAGACTGTGTTTTCTCTGCAGAAAAGCAGCAATGCGGTTCCTTGTCAACTTCTCATGAATGTTGGCAGCTTCACTGGTGAAAATGGGGCTTGTCTGGAGTTTTACACATAAAGGCAGTTTTCACGTTGGTTTGCTAAAGGCAAAAAAGGCAAGCTTGAGTTATAACTTTACCCTTCTTAACAAGTTGAGGTTTGTCTTCTGTTGACATCCAAAGGTTgggtgtgtgcacgtgtgacGTTGAATCGTGGAGCCTCCTGCACTCGTGTGTTTGAAATGAACACCACAAGACACTTACTTACTTGACCTATTTACAAAAGCCATACGagacaaaaaagacatttaggTGGGAATTACTTAATAAAATCTTGCTAAGCATAGCGTCTAAcaacattaacattttattttatgccctttttctcccccaaacaATCAGTTTTGTTAATGTCCTCGTctagtggtaccttgacgtaCGAGTGCCCTATTTTATAAGTTTTTCGAGTTACTATCAGtctctttttaaaattgtttgttttgcgttgtgagccaaaatcttagccaaaatttgagttatgagtgagCTTTAGGTACTACGCTGGAATGGAACAATTTAGGTACTCTATGCCCCTCTTGTTGGTAAGGAGAGCAACGGTCGCCAGTGCACTTTATTTATTGAAGAAGATGGGCAAAGACACATGCAAGGAGCAACTTAGACTTACTATTACTCACTAGGCCACTCCCCTTAaatgcacacatccaacacatgaATACGAAAGAATGTACGGTGATTACACGTAATGAAACtagttcatttatttacattctccttatgtttttttatgcaatacagtgctgttttttttttacaccggtGCCTTGAAATTCGTGTTTTATTTGTTCcctgaccatgctcataactcgAAACattcatctcaaatcatctttacctgttaaaatgaacagaaatgTGATTAATCTGTTacagcctcccccccccccccccccccccccaaaagacaacagaaatgtttgtaaggtgttttttttagaaaggaaAATAGCATTCTATAATATTGCACGATAAAAACTTGTAGTAATAACGTAATTAAAtttaatgtaaagaattcaacaaTTTGTGCAGACCaagattaattaattgtggctcCCTCCGGTGTGTGTGACTTGGTCACTGAGGGGCCGGTATgttacagtcatgcagacaaatgaAGTTTCACAACTACTTTGTGATAGCTTAAAGGATTCTAAAACTGTGACTATTGATGCTAACCAATAACATGTCTTCCAGATtacttaatttatgttaaaataaaaaaacattctgtgcAGGCGCCTGGGGGATACCCCCAGGCCTCtgctacaatgttttttttttggtcacctttttttatacctttggtgtttgcatgtctgtctcTTCCAGGTCTTTGCTGACGTGAAATGCATCTTTGACAAAGAGGGTTGACTTCTCTCCTGCTGTCAGCAGCACTTATTTTTActctttttagtttttctttttatcaccTGACAATGCATCTTGATAACCGTAATATTTATATGTGCGTTCATATGACTTTATACTTTCGgttactttgtgtttttctttctcttgtAAAATctgagctgtttttgttgttgtgcacaATGTGTAGGGTGGCAATGAATAATGAAAAGCTCATAGGGAATGACATTGACTCATCTGCGTTGTCTTCCATCATAGTTTGGAGCGCTGTCTATAGGAACAAATTGTACTATTAATGAGGAGACATACTTCGTTAAGTCAGAAATGGTATCACTGATGTCTTTACAATAATTATCTTATACTTGTTGGAAGCAGCTGCCATGTGTTTCAGACCAAAACGTCAAAAGTTGTGACGAGAGAAGCTGGAATTGTTTCCAAGTGAAATGCATAATTATCCTGCCTTACATTATGTATCACAACCATGACCGGACGGCTCTGATGAAGTAGGGCTTTTCACGCTGAGTACTGTACTTAGTAGATGTTCTGTGAAAATGATCAGAACCACTCAATGTACTTCTTCATACCCATACCTCCTGAGATCATACAAGTGTGTCTGTATCTGCAGAAGATAAAAACAACTATAAAAATGTTCCTAGTTTTCTTTTTGATTATGTGATGAATTatttacttgtatttatttacattggTATATCTTTAAAAGTAGTACACAAAATAGATTATACTGGATCCATAAATCACTTCCAAttaagccccccacccccccaaaaatcacacttttggccacattttttgtgaatttattatGTTTGTTGAGCGctagttctacaccactgaaaCCAATTgctgcaataataaacatattggtaactgaaatatccatgttttgACTTTTCCATCCAAAAGGGGAGtttgcaatttgaaaaaaaacaaaaacaaacaaaagaattgtTGAAACAGTTGTCGTGACATTTGTCAGTTGTACATGATGAATATGTGAAAAATATCATCCCTATTTtttgcctctaatttgatatacaagaaaaCACCACACCCGTggtaaaacaaccattcagagacaCCTGGCAAGGTGTGACTTACAAGGTGGAGCCACACTCATTATGGGCACACACATTTGGCCTCACGCTGACCTGTGTTACCGTGTTACCCCAGAAAAGTATGGAATCagatttgtgccaaaaagaTCCACACAAAActttttcaaatgcaaacatGCCAAAAAGATTCATGCAAAACTTTTTcaatcacaaacaaaaaacaaggctatcaaacaaaacttcttgaattgcaaacaaaaaataagactttgaagagatataggcggcacggtggacgactgcctcacagttctgaggacagggattcaaatcccggccacacctgtgtggagtttgcctgttctctctgtggcagcgtgggttttctcccacattcccaaaacatgcgtggtatgttgatagaagactctaaattgcccgtaggtgtgaatgcttgtttgtttatgtgtgccctgcgattggttggcgaccagtacaaggtgtaccccgcctctcgcccgaagatagctgggattggctctggcacacccgcgaccctagtgaggataagctgtacagatgatggatggaagagatataaagtaatttaagcaaaaaaaaataaaaaatcttaaatgtaaatattaaatatatatatatatatattctgctGGCCATAACGAGTTTTGCATTTGCGTTGCCTGTTTTTGCTTGTAATTCTGTTTCCACGTGTGtggtttcgttttttttttgtttgtttttgttttgttttttggcgtGCGTTTCTGTTCTGTCTGGCGCCGTGGGGCTGCAATTTTCTCTACTGCGCATGCGTCTTGTATGGGAGCAAGCACATGTGGACAACAGTTCAACTATTTTGAATcacttcaattaaatataagtaatGTATCTATCATATATGTTGTCAATGCTGTACTAGGAATAAGTGACGTTGTAACATTATGCTAGTAACATGTTAGAAGCGCACAGTCACAGTTTATCAACAATTTAGCCGCTAATAACAGCTCTCTGTattgctaacgttagctacCATACTGACTCGTCCGTACTGTCTACTATATATATGGGGCAAGTCTGACAACACCGGCCTATCATCTGGGTCTGCATCAGTGCTGTGATCCTGGAGAAGTTGCTCAATTGGCTGAAAGACATTAAGGTTAATTAGATTAGAGCAATGAAAACTGTTCAAACAAACCAAGGCTTGAAGCCAGGACCATTCGCTGTGAATTGTTTTGGACACATAGTGTACTGTTTGCTAATTCTCACAGCAGAAGCCGACTGGGGAAGACTGCACCCGAAGATAGTCTAAGATGGAAGTTTAATAAGACTACAGTGTAGGCTTCAGAATTATCTGTTTTTAATACCTTCTTATCTGTTTGCCATTTTACCACGGGATACTACTCTTGTTTCTAATAGTTTAAGTgatcatttacaaaaataaatacacatacagtatacactatACATTTCCATACATACCGggactgaaataagtatttaacacatcgccatttttctcattaaatatatttccaaaggtgctattgacatggtttcaccagatgttgggaacaacccaagtaatccaaacttacaaagaaagtagaacaaataagatcctaaattaagttgtgtgtaataatgtgaaatgacacagggaaaaagtattcaacacatgaagaaagggaatatggtatttatttaatactttgtacaaaagcctttgattGCAATGACATCTTCAAGACGCCTCCCGTATGgcgaaactagtcgcatgcattgctctggtatgattttggcccattcctccacacaagcagtcttcaaatcttgaaggttccgtgggcttcttttatggactttgagtttcagttctttccacagattttcgattggattcaagtcaggtgattggctgggccattctaggagctttatttttttctttgaaaccaattgagagtttccttggcagtatgttttggatccttattattctgatgaaatgtccacccttgtttcatgttcatcatcctcgtagatgtcttggtacatttgcccatacATCCTTCCTTTAATAATGTGAAGTTCAGCAGTGCCacttgctgaaaagcagccccaca
Encoded proteins:
- the cmpk gene encoding UMP-CMP kinase isoform X1, whose protein sequence is MIGRLVNNVAQRVPSLLYRVCVMKKPQVVFVLGGPGAGKGTQCAKIVENYNYTHLSAGDLLRAERAREGSEFGVLIANFIKEGKIVPVEITINLLRMAMEETMNKDEQKFSFLIDGFPRNEDNLQGWNNVMDGKADVKFVLFFDCSNEVCINRCLERGKNSRRTDDNRESLEKRIQTYLQSTRPIIELYEKQGKVRCVDASHSVNEKSSNAVPCQLLMNVGSFTGENGACLEFYT
- the cmpk gene encoding UMP-CMP kinase isoform X2 yields the protein MIGRLVNNVAQRVPSLLYRVCVMKKPQVVFVLGGPGAGKGTQCAKIVENYNYTHLSAGDLLRAERAREGSEFGVLIANFIKEGKIVPVEITINLLRMAMEETMNKDEQKFSFLIDGFPRNEDNLQGWNNVMDGKADVKFVLFFDCSNEVCINRCLERGKNSRRTDDNRESLEKRIQTYLQSTRPIIELYEKQGKVRCVDASHSVNEVFADVKCIFDKEG